From Aedes albopictus strain Foshan chromosome 1, AalbF5, whole genome shotgun sequence, one genomic window encodes:
- the LOC115254527 gene encoding myosin heavy chain, non-muscle-like, with the protein MAFPKYSQRDRFFRESRDRLERESEEEREYKEEELRGIHRRLQPGRVDKPRGNNNNNYYRNTNNTNNSNYNHNNNNYSRNNNNYNRNSNNYNQNDNNYNHRKTNEEENGLRMEVEKYKKLWKDTEEKMLLIANTYQRVIKSLLKQNSDDISNNKISMEAEKYKELWEQSEESKARLEELYQRDIKDLYDDRRDAANDMAAKEKKFVNKLKALEAKLSNEKILNETLSQEVTMLKMREEEHALSVAENKTAINSELESKESEVRKLKVQLESNKKNYEKKLVELNFTIQEMKKRSVEDSDIAKELEEAKKKMNKDIKVLQRQIFELQATNDRLDKSKKNIQSELEDATIELETQRTKVLDLEKKQKNFDKVLAEEKAVSEQHAQERDAAEQEAREKETKVLSLTRELGEAYEKIEDLETKRKALQNELESKFLEFEQKTLDSEKENHNMKTVIINLEQEKSNISSKFVEFERKILNLEMENHRMETIVNKLEQEKNDLSSKFMDSERNIFYLVEENHHMKTVIIKLEQQKSDLSKHLPESIDKSEKLLSEKNTLSTKVQELEENSKCFSSYEKVTSFKAPTDHFCVIKEETQNKLTSPLKQLKKAHAEKAVSEYRNTKTRLKLQQLQETTYDNENFFQEPQSQIKQQENVHAKEEATIASLEKRKYFEPLGNLLNEIDLLRGCVFSENYECLTELLWDDHG; encoded by the coding sequence atggcatttcCTAAGTATTCCCAACGGGatagattcttccgagaatcgcgAGACAGGCTCGAGAGAGAGTCTGAGGAAGAGAGAGAGTATAAGGAAGAGGAATTAAGAGGCATTCATAGGCGACTACAACCGGGTCGGGTTGATAAGCCACGaggcaataacaacaacaactacTACCGGAACACTAACAACACCAACAACAGCAATTACAACCATAACAACAACAATTACAGccgcaacaacaacaattacaaccgcAACAGCAACAACTACAACCAAAACGATAACAATTACAATCACAGAAAGACGAACGAAGAGGAAAATGGCCTTAGAATGGAAGTAGAAAAATACAAGAAGTTATGGAAAGATACGGAAGAGAAAATGCTTTTGATTGCAAACACTTACCAACGGGTAATAAAATCACTCTTAAAGCAAAATAGCGATGACATTAGCAATAATAAGATATCAATGGAGGCAGAAAAATACAAGGAATTATGGGAGCAATCAGAAGAATCAAAAGCTCGATTGGAAGAactgtatcaacgtgacataaaaGACCTTTATGACGATAGGCGGGATGCTGCTAACGATATGGCTGCAAAAGAAAAGAAATTTGTTAACAAGTTGAAAGCTTTGGAAGCTAAGCTGAGCAATGAGAAAATATTGAATGAAACATTAAGCCAGGAAGTCACTATGCTGAAGATGCGAGAGGAAGAGCATGCTTTATCGGTTGCTGAGAACAAAACGGCAATTAATTCCGAATTGGAAAGTAAAGAAAGTGAAGTACGCAAGTTGAAGGTACAACTCGAAAGCAATAAGAAGAACTACGAGAAGAAGTTGGTCGAACTGAACTTCACCATCCAGGAAATGAAGAAGCGTTCTGTGGAAGATTCTGATATTGCGAAGGAACTGGAGGAAGCGAAGAAGAAGATGAACAAGGACATCAAAGTACTGCAGCGGCAAATCTTCGAACTGCAAGCCACCAACGATCGGCTGGACAAGAGCAAAAAGAATATCCAATCGGAGCTGGAGGATGCCACCATCGAGCTGGAGACGCAGCGTACTAAGGTGCTAGACTTGGAAAAGAAGCAGAAgaacttcgacaaagttctcgccGAGGAGAAGGCCGTCAGCGAGCAGCATGCCCAGGAACGGGATGCCGCCGAGCAGGAAGCTCGCGAAAAGGAAACCAAGGTGTTGTCGTTGACGCGGGAGCTGGGCGAAGCGTACGAGAAGATCGAGGACCTGGAAACGAAACGGAAAGCACTGCAGAACGAGTTGGAGTCGAAGTTTTTGGAATTCGAGCAAAAGACTTTGGATTCGGAAAAGGAGAACCATAATATGAAAACGGTTATCATTAATTTAGAGCAAGAGAAAAGtaacatttcttcgaagtttgtgGAATTCGAACGAAAGATTTTGAATCTAGAAATGGAGAACCATCGTATGGAGACGATTGTTAATAAACTTGAGCAAGAGAAGAATGACCTATCTTCGAAGTTTATGGATTCCGAGCGAAATATTTTTTATTTGGTAGAAGAAAACCATCATATGAAAACTGTTATCATCAAGTTGGAGCAACAGAAGAGCGACCTTAGTAAACACTTGCCAGAATCTATTGATAAATCGGAAAAGCTACTCAGTGAAAAGAATACGTTGTCAACTAAAGTTCAAGAACTAGAAGaaaattcaaaatgtttcagTAGCTATGAAAAAGTTACAAGTTTCAAAGCTCCAACTGATCATTTTTGCGTAATTAAAGAGGAAACGCAGAACAAATTGACTTCACCACTGAAACAATTAAAGAAAGCCCATGCGGAGAAAGCAGTGAGCGAATACCGCAATACTAAAACTCGGTTGAAATTGCAACAGCTACAAGAAACTACCTATGATAACGAGAACTTTTTTCAAGAACCCCAAAGCCAAATCAAACAACAAGAAAATGTTCATGCCAAAGAGGAAGCAACTATTGCGAGTCTCGAAAAACGGAAATACTTTGAACCACTGGGCAATCTTTTAAACGAGATAGATTTACTACGAGGTTGTGTCTTTTCGGAAAACTATGAGTGCCTAACGGAACTTCTGTGGGATGACCACGGTTGA